The proteins below come from a single Parageobacillus toebii NBRC 107807 genomic window:
- the lhgO gene encoding L-2-hydroxyglutarate oxidase translates to MYDYVIIGGGIVGLAVGMAILNWKPNAAIAVLEKEKSVAAHQTGHNSGVIHSGIYYRPGSYKAKLAKKGNEAMYRFCHEHGIDAEMCGKVIVANKEEELVLLENLYKRGIENGLSIRMIEERELHELEPYVNGIKAIHVPATGIVNFKKVAEKMAEIIQEKGGQILLDHKVESITEKNDEAVIDTNQHTIKTSFYINCAGLYSDRIAKLANIQTDLRIVPFRGEYYQLKPEKRYLVKNLIYPVPNPNFPFLGVHFTRMIDGTVDVGPNAVLSFKREGYLKTDFSFMDTKDVLFFKGFWKLASRYAKEGIEEMARSFSKRQFVKNVQQLMPDIEEDDLLPGPSGVRAQALKEDGTLVDDFYIVHGRRSIHVLNAPSPAATASIEIGKEIVRQLEEFRLAI, encoded by the coding sequence ATGTACGATTACGTTATTATCGGCGGAGGAATTGTCGGACTTGCCGTTGGGATGGCTATATTAAATTGGAAACCAAATGCGGCAATTGCTGTTTTGGAAAAGGAGAAGAGCGTTGCCGCCCATCAAACAGGACATAACAGCGGTGTGATTCATTCCGGCATTTATTACCGGCCAGGAAGCTATAAAGCGAAATTAGCGAAAAAAGGCAATGAAGCAATGTATCGTTTTTGTCACGAACATGGAATAGACGCAGAAATGTGCGGTAAGGTTATTGTCGCAAATAAGGAAGAAGAACTCGTTCTTCTAGAAAATTTATATAAACGAGGGATTGAAAACGGTCTTTCTATACGGATGATCGAAGAGCGCGAGTTGCATGAATTGGAGCCATATGTAAATGGAATAAAAGCGATACATGTTCCGGCAACGGGGATTGTAAACTTCAAAAAAGTAGCGGAGAAAATGGCGGAAATCATTCAAGAGAAGGGAGGGCAAATTCTCCTCGATCATAAGGTGGAATCGATTACGGAAAAAAACGATGAAGCGGTCATCGATACAAACCAACATACGATCAAAACGTCTTTTTACATTAATTGCGCCGGGCTTTATTCCGACCGCATAGCAAAACTTGCCAACATTCAAACGGATTTAAGGATTGTCCCGTTTAGAGGGGAGTATTATCAATTAAAGCCGGAGAAAAGATATTTGGTAAAAAACTTAATTTATCCAGTGCCAAATCCGAATTTCCCATTTTTAGGAGTCCATTTTACGAGAATGATAGATGGAACGGTCGATGTAGGCCCTAATGCCGTTTTAAGTTTTAAACGGGAAGGATACTTAAAAACGGATTTCAGTTTCATGGATACAAAAGACGTTCTGTTTTTTAAGGGATTTTGGAAGCTTGCCTCCCGCTATGCGAAAGAGGGTATCGAAGAAATGGCAAGGTCTTTTTCCAAAAGACAGTTTGTGAAAAACGTGCAACAGTTAATGCCGGATATTGAAGAGGATGATTTGCTTCCAGGTCCTTCTGGAGTGCGAGCGCAAGCATTAAAAGAAGACGGTACGCTTGTAGATGATTTTTATATTGTCCACGGCCGCCGTTCGATTCACGTCTTAAATGCCCCATCCCCTGCCGCTACCGCTTCGATTGAAATTGGAAAAGAGATTGTCCGACAGCTGGAGGAATTTCGCTTGGCGATATAA
- the adhP gene encoding alcohol dehydrogenase AdhP yields the protein MKAAVVEQFKEPLKIKEVEKPTISYGEVLVRIKACGVCHTDLHAAHGDWPVKPKLPLIPGHEGVGIIEEVGPGVTHLKVGDRVGIPWLYSACGHCEYCLSGQETLCEQQKNAGYSVDGGYAEYCRAAADYVVKIPDNLSFEEAAPIFCAGVTTYKALKVTGAKPGEWVAIYGIGGLGHVAVQYAKAMGLNVIAVDIGDEKLELAKELGADLVVNPAKEDAAQFMKDKVGGVHAAVVTAVSKPAFKSAYSSIRRGGTCVLVGLPPEEMPIPIFDTVLNGIKIVGSIVGTRKDLQEALQFAAEGKVKTIIETQPLEKINEVFDRMLKGQINGRVVLTLE from the coding sequence ATGAAAGCTGCTGTAGTGGAACAATTTAAGGAACCATTAAAAATAAAAGAAGTAGAAAAACCAACCATTTCATATGGAGAAGTATTAGTCCGCATCAAAGCATGCGGTGTTTGTCATACTGACTTGCATGCCGCTCATGGCGATTGGCCGGTAAAACCAAAACTTCCTTTAATCCCTGGTCATGAAGGAGTTGGGATTATCGAAGAAGTAGGTCCGGGCGTAACCCATTTAAAAGTGGGGGATCGCGTAGGTATTCCTTGGTTATATTCCGCTTGCGGCCACTGTGAATATTGTTTAAGCGGACAAGAGACATTATGTGAGCAGCAAAAAAATGCAGGCTACTCAGTCGATGGTGGTTATGCAGAATATTGCAGAGCTGCTGCGGACTATGTTGTTAAAATTCCTGATAACTTATCGTTTGAAGAAGCCGCTCCAATTTTCTGCGCCGGAGTCACTACTTATAAAGCTTTAAAAGTAACAGGGGCAAAACCAGGAGAATGGGTAGCGATTTACGGCATTGGAGGTCTTGGCCACGTTGCCGTTCAATATGCGAAAGCGATGGGACTTAATGTCATTGCTGTTGATATAGGTGATGAAAAACTTGAACTTGCAAAAGAGCTTGGTGCCGATCTTGTTGTAAACCCTGCTAAAGAAGATGCGGCGCAATTTATGAAAGATAAAGTCGGCGGGGTTCACGCGGCAGTTGTAACAGCTGTATCTAAACCTGCTTTTAAATCTGCATACAGTTCTATCCGCAGAGGAGGAACGTGCGTTCTTGTCGGATTGCCGCCAGAAGAAATGCCTATTCCAATTTTTGATACGGTATTAAATGGAATTAAAATTGTCGGTTCTATTGTCGGCACGCGGAAAGACTTGCAAGAAGCGCTCCAATTCGCCGCGGAAGGAAAAGTGAAAACAATTATTGAAACACAACCTCTTGAAAAAATTAACGAAGTGTTTGACAGAATGCTAAAAGGACAAATTAACGGACGCGTAGTTTTAACGCTAGAATAA
- a CDS encoding SDR family oxidoreductase gives MVTKQQATLPPQHQDRQPGLQTEMNPQPVSVSEQYKASGKLHNKVTIISGGDSGIGRAVAIHFAKEGADVAIIYLNEQEDAEETKRQVEQEGRKCLLIAGDVGDEQFCKQAVKQTVDQFGKLDIVVNNAAEQHPQKSLLNITSQQLEKTFRTNVFGYFYLTKAALPYLQKGSSIINTASITAYEGNEQLIDYSATKGAIVAFTRSLAKSLAGQGIRVNGVAPGPIWTPLIPSTFTSDQVATFGSNTPMKRPGQPSEVAPSYVFLASDEASYITGQMIHVNGGKIVNG, from the coding sequence ATGGTCACAAAACAACAGGCAACACTGCCGCCGCAGCACCAAGACCGCCAGCCAGGTCTGCAAACAGAAATGAACCCGCAGCCTGTTTCCGTGAGTGAACAATACAAAGCAAGCGGGAAATTACATAATAAAGTCACCATCATTAGCGGCGGCGACAGCGGCATCGGCCGGGCGGTCGCCATCCATTTCGCAAAAGAAGGTGCGGATGTAGCGATTATTTATTTAAACGAACAGGAAGATGCGGAAGAAACGAAGCGCCAAGTCGAACAAGAAGGAAGAAAATGCTTACTGATTGCCGGCGATGTCGGTGATGAACAGTTTTGCAAACAAGCGGTCAAACAAACCGTGGACCAATTTGGCAAACTAGACATCGTCGTCAACAACGCCGCGGAACAGCATCCGCAAAAAAGCTTGCTTAACATTACCTCGCAGCAGCTGGAAAAAACGTTCCGCACCAACGTCTTCGGCTACTTTTATTTGACGAAAGCGGCGCTCCCCTACTTGCAAAAAGGAAGTTCGATTATTAATACCGCATCCATCACCGCCTACGAAGGCAATGAGCAATTAATTGATTATTCCGCAACGAAAGGAGCGATCGTCGCCTTTACGCGCTCTTTGGCGAAATCTCTCGCCGGGCAAGGCATCCGCGTCAACGGCGTCGCCCCAGGACCGATTTGGACGCCGCTTATACCATCGACATTCACAAGCGATCAAGTCGCCACTTTCGGCTCCAACACTCCGATGAAACGGCCGGGCCAGCCGAGTGAAGTGGCTCCAAGCTATGTATTTTTAGCAAGCGATGAGGCATCCTATATTACGGGGCAAATGATACATGTGAATGGCGGGAAGATTGTAAATGGATAA
- the metH gene encoding methionine synthase produces the protein MGNITLEQQLEKKILIIDGAMGTMIQSAKLSADDFGGEAYEGCNEYLTLTAPHVIERIHEAYLQAGADIIETNTFGATSVVLDEYHLGHLALELNIEAARLARKAADAYSTPEWPRFVAGSMGPTTKTLSVTGGITFEQLVAAYEEQARGLLLGGVDLLLLETCQDTLNVKAGFIGISKAFEAVGKKVPIMISGTIEPMGTTLAGQTIESFFISVQHMKPFAVGLNCATGPEFMTDHLRALSSLANTAVSCYPNAGLPDEEGCYHETPEMLAKKIRRFAEKGWINIVGGCCGTTPEHIRAIAEAVRDIPPRPIPKSFDVHAVSGIDPLIYDETMRPLFVGERTNVIGSRKFKRLIAEGKYEEAAEIARAQVKNGAHVIDICLADPDRNEQEDMEKFIQQVVKKVKVPLVIDSTDERVIERALTYSQGKAIINSINLEDGEERFEKVIPLLHKYGAAVVVGTIDEQGMAIHAERKLEIALRSHDLLVNKYGVSPHDIIFDPLVFPVGTGDEQYIGAAKETIEGIRLIKERLPQCLTILGISNVSFGLPPVGREILNSVFLYHCTQAGLDYAIVNTEKLERFASIPEEEVRLAEELLFNTNDETLNTFIQFYRDKTKEPKKAKTDLSLEERLAGYVVEGTKEGLFADLEQALQVYPDPLAIINGPLMAGMDEVGRLFNNNQLIVAEVLQSAEVMKAAVAFLEPYMEKKESSTKGKVLLATVKGDVHDIGKNLVDIILSNNGFRVIDLGIKVAPQQLIEAVQAEKPDIIGLSGLLVKSAQQMVATAQDLRQAGISIPILVGGAALSRKFTENKIAPEYDGIVLYAKDAMEGLALANQLQQNEIEYTKTKKQETETEKTAPTAIAAKSNVSTDVPVFVPTDLERHILKDISLSHIIPYVNWQMVLGHHLGLKGKVKRLLEEKDEKALMLKQVVDDLLDEAQRNNWITPAAVYQFFPAQSEGNRIYIYSPKDKRTIIEMFEFPRQPREPYLCLADYLKSTESGQIDYVGFFAVTAGKGIRELSQRWKESGEFLKSHAIQALALEIAEGLAELIHQVMRDRWGFPDDPDFTMEQRFAAKYQGQRYSFGYPACPNLEDQEKLFRLLNPEEIGIHLTDGYMMEPEASVSAIVFAHPEARYFNVL, from the coding sequence GCTGATGATTTCGGCGGAGAAGCATACGAAGGATGCAACGAATATTTGACGCTCACCGCCCCGCATGTGATCGAGCGCATTCATGAAGCATATTTGCAGGCGGGAGCGGATATTATCGAAACAAACACGTTCGGTGCGACAAGCGTTGTGTTAGATGAATATCATCTTGGCCATTTAGCGCTAGAGTTAAATATCGAAGCAGCCAGGCTTGCGCGCAAAGCCGCCGACGCCTACTCTACTCCCGAATGGCCGCGCTTTGTCGCCGGTTCAATGGGACCGACGACAAAAACGTTATCCGTCACAGGAGGCATTACGTTCGAACAATTAGTTGCCGCTTACGAAGAACAAGCGCGTGGACTATTGCTTGGCGGAGTCGACTTACTTTTATTAGAAACGTGCCAAGACACCTTAAACGTCAAAGCAGGATTTATCGGCATTTCCAAGGCGTTTGAAGCGGTCGGAAAAAAAGTGCCGATTATGATTTCCGGGACGATTGAACCAATGGGAACAACATTAGCAGGACAAACGATTGAATCGTTTTTCATCTCCGTCCAGCATATGAAGCCGTTCGCGGTCGGATTAAACTGCGCGACCGGCCCCGAGTTTATGACCGACCATTTGCGCGCGCTCTCTTCCTTGGCGAACACTGCTGTAAGCTGCTATCCGAACGCCGGGCTTCCGGATGAAGAAGGATGCTATCACGAGACACCGGAGATGTTAGCGAAAAAAATCCGACGATTCGCTGAAAAAGGATGGATTAACATCGTCGGCGGCTGTTGCGGAACAACCCCGGAACATATTCGCGCCATCGCCGAAGCGGTCCGGGATATTCCACCGCGGCCAATTCCGAAATCTTTTGACGTTCATGCCGTCTCCGGCATCGATCCGCTTATTTACGATGAAACAATGCGTCCGCTGTTTGTCGGCGAGCGCACAAACGTAATCGGTTCGCGCAAATTTAAACGGCTCATCGCCGAAGGAAAATATGAAGAAGCGGCGGAAATTGCCCGCGCGCAAGTAAAAAACGGCGCGCACGTCATCGATATTTGCTTAGCCGACCCGGACCGCAACGAACAAGAAGATATGGAAAAGTTTATCCAACAAGTTGTAAAAAAAGTAAAAGTGCCGCTTGTCATTGATTCGACGGATGAACGCGTTATTGAACGTGCTCTCACTTATTCACAAGGGAAAGCAATCATTAACTCGATTAATTTGGAAGACGGCGAAGAACGGTTTGAAAAAGTCATTCCTCTCCTTCACAAATATGGTGCTGCCGTCGTTGTCGGAACGATTGATGAACAGGGAATGGCGATTCATGCTGAGCGGAAGCTGGAAATTGCCTTGCGTTCGCATGACTTGCTCGTCAACAAATACGGAGTTTCCCCACATGACATTATTTTTGACCCGCTTGTGTTCCCGGTCGGCACCGGCGATGAACAATATATTGGCGCGGCCAAGGAAACGATCGAAGGCATCCGTCTCATTAAAGAACGGCTTCCGCAATGTTTAACAATACTTGGCATCAGCAATGTCTCGTTCGGGCTTCCGCCGGTCGGGCGGGAAATTTTAAACTCCGTCTTTTTATACCATTGCACGCAGGCCGGGCTTGATTACGCGATCGTCAACACGGAAAAATTGGAGCGCTTTGCCTCGATTCCGGAAGAAGAAGTGCGGTTAGCGGAAGAATTGCTGTTTAACACGAACGACGAAACATTAAATACGTTTATCCAATTTTACCGCGACAAAACAAAAGAGCCGAAAAAAGCGAAAACAGACCTTAGCTTAGAAGAGCGGCTCGCAGGCTATGTCGTCGAGGGCACAAAAGAAGGGCTGTTTGCCGATTTGGAACAGGCACTGCAAGTTTATCCTGACCCGCTTGCCATTATTAACGGCCCGCTGATGGCCGGGATGGACGAAGTCGGCCGGCTCTTTAACAATAACCAGCTCATCGTCGCCGAAGTACTGCAAAGCGCGGAAGTGATGAAAGCGGCGGTTGCCTTTTTAGAGCCGTACATGGAGAAAAAAGAAAGCAGCACAAAAGGAAAAGTGCTTCTCGCCACCGTCAAAGGCGATGTACATGACATCGGCAAAAACTTGGTCGACATTATTTTAAGCAACAACGGCTTCCGCGTCATTGACTTAGGCATTAAAGTGGCGCCGCAGCAGCTCATTGAAGCCGTTCAAGCGGAAAAGCCGGATATCATCGGCTTATCCGGCCTGCTCGTCAAATCGGCACAGCAAATGGTCGCCACCGCGCAAGATTTGCGGCAAGCGGGCATCTCGATCCCGATTTTAGTCGGCGGTGCGGCATTATCGCGTAAATTCACGGAAAACAAAATCGCTCCGGAATATGATGGAATCGTATTATACGCAAAAGACGCCATGGAAGGGCTGGCGCTCGCCAACCAATTGCAGCAAAACGAAATCGAATATACAAAAACAAAAAAACAAGAAACGGAAACAGAAAAAACGGCACCAACGGCTATTGCGGCAAAGTCGAACGTCTCGACCGACGTTCCCGTGTTTGTGCCAACAGATTTAGAACGCCATATATTGAAAGATATTTCGCTTTCGCATATTATTCCATACGTCAACTGGCAAATGGTATTAGGACATCACCTTGGGTTAAAAGGAAAAGTAAAACGGCTGCTTGAGGAAAAAGATGAAAAAGCGCTTATGTTAAAGCAAGTCGTCGATGACCTGCTTGACGAGGCCCAGCGCAACAACTGGATTACGCCAGCGGCGGTATATCAATTTTTCCCGGCGCAAAGTGAAGGAAACCGGATTTACATTTACTCGCCAAAAGACAAACGGACCATTATCGAAATGTTTGAATTTCCAAGACAGCCAAGAGAGCCATACCTTTGTTTAGCTGATTACTTGAAATCTACAGAAAGCGGACAAATCGACTATGTGGGATTTTTCGCCGTCACCGCCGGAAAAGGCATTCGCGAACTTTCGCAGCGATGGAAAGAAAGCGGCGAATTTTTAAAAAGTCATGCGATTCAAGCGCTGGCGCTCGAAATCGCCGAAGGATTAGCGGAGCTCATCCACCAAGTCATGCGCGACCGCTGGGGCTTTCCGGATGATCCGGATTTCACGATGGAACAGCGCTTTGCCGCGAAATACCAAGGGCAGCGCTACTCGTTCGGCTATCCGGCTTGCCCGAACTTGGAAGACCAAGAAAAGCTCTTCCGTCTATTGAACCCAGAAGAAATCGGCATCCATTTAACGGACGGATATATGATGGAGCCGGAAGCTTCCGTTTCCGCGATTGTCTTTGCCCATCCAGAAGCGCGCTATTTCAATGTGTTATAA